One part of the Mariniflexile litorale genome encodes these proteins:
- a CDS encoding transposase codes for MSRNYKFHNKSGLYFISFATINWIDVFTRQAYFNVLAESVNYCRAEKGMELYAYCFMPSHVHFIFRSANEQPSELLRDFKRHTSKKVIEAIENNPQESRKEWLLWMFERAGKRNATTSKYQFWQHHNKPIELWSDKVIKQKIDYIHNNPIENGFVTNAIDWKYSSARNFQDDHTILKIDSVGFFE; via the coding sequence ATGAGCAGAAACTATAAATTCCATAACAAGTCAGGGTTATATTTTATAAGCTTTGCAACCATAAACTGGATAGACGTTTTTACAAGACAAGCTTACTTTAATGTATTAGCTGAAAGTGTGAATTATTGCAGAGCAGAAAAGGGTATGGAGTTGTATGCTTATTGTTTTATGCCAAGTCATGTACATTTTATATTCAGGTCAGCAAACGAGCAACCATCAGAATTACTAAGAGATTTTAAACGTCATACTTCAAAAAAAGTAATAGAAGCTATAGAAAATAATCCGCAAGAAAGTAGAAAAGAATGGTTGTTATGGATGTTTGAAAGAGCAGGGAAAAGGAATGCAACAACAAGTAAGTATCAGTTCTGGCAGCACCATAATAAACCTATAGAATTATGGAGCGATAAAGTTATCAAACAAAAAATAGATTATATACACAACAACCCAATAGAAAATGGTTTTGTAACCAATGCTATAGATTGGAAATACTCAAGTGCTAGAAACTTTCAAGACGATCATACTATTTTAAAAATAGATAGCGTTGGATTTTTTGAGTAA
- a CDS encoding type II and III secretion system protein — protein MESNGNIKIRSTPKLSTLNGHRATFSNGQTSYYAVTQRNIYGTDNPQTSEITNYEPIDAELGLTIKPMVSGDGQVTLDIFVIQSSFGLRIAEDAPPDLSSREFSSIIRVHDQDIVVLGGLEEQVKNDSGTGVPFLARIPVIKWLFSSRKREDSKSKLTVLIKPTVIY, from the coding sequence ATGGAATCTAACGGGAACATTAAAATTCGTTCTACGCCTAAACTATCCACTCTTAATGGGCATAGAGCCACCTTTTCAAACGGGCAAACATCTTACTATGCCGTAACTCAGCGAAATATTTATGGTACCGATAACCCCCAAACATCAGAAATCACCAACTACGAACCTATTGATGCCGAACTTGGGTTAACCATTAAACCTATGGTTTCAGGTGACGGTCAAGTAACGCTTGATATTTTTGTGATACAGTCTAGTTTTGGATTACGTATTGCTGAAGATGCACCTCCCGATTTGAGCTCCCGTGAATTCAGTTCTATTATCAGGGTTCATGATCAAGATATTGTGGTTTTGGGAGGTTTGGAGGAGCAAGTAAAAAACGATTCAGGTACTGGCGTTCCGTTTCTAGCTCGAATTCCTGTTATTAAATGGCTTTTTAGTAGCCGTAAACGGGAGGACTCCAAGTCGAAGTTAACGGTACTCATAAAACCAACAGTTATTTATTAA
- a CDS encoding alpha-glucosidase — protein MQQLNTTVLIFFLFTLISCNTQTVKNTKEIWWKETVFYEIYMPSYKDSDGDGFSDFKGVASKLDYIQSLGVKGIWLTPFLKSPKVDNGYDVSSYYEVDSTYGTLEDFNFFLEEAHGRGIKVIMDLVVNHTSTESKWFQEAKKSKNNPYRNYYIWKDTPNNWESFFGGTAWEFDRVSNQYYYHQFDPKMADLNWGNPKVVQEIQDVLRFWLDTGVDGFRLDVINFLTTEGITLDNPINEEGEQEHLNDINQKGVKKAMKAIRATVNEYDNRFIVGEIGSDKIETLKLYQAPELLDVVFNFNFGSISEFSAQRIFDELQSMEKNMSNYPTLFFGSHDMSRLVSRLAKNNPGRAEALAALMLTAKGVPFIYYGEEIGMENIEANLIDEMRDIQGRTHYSLALNNGKSKEEALIIGNKHNRDKSRSPMQWDTSEYAGFSNKEPWIKVNQNYKYLNVEEFEKDKNALLNKYKKLILLRNSEPILQYGIYKELSFSKDLISFSRTFHDEFIKCYFNFSNSLHEIILKENEKILTGQLKLNPNNYTIIKGVN, from the coding sequence ATGCAACAACTAAACACAACCGTATTAATTTTTTTCCTTTTTACCCTTATTTCATGTAATACTCAAACAGTCAAAAACACAAAAGAAATTTGGTGGAAAGAAACCGTTTTCTATGAAATTTATATGCCTAGCTATAAAGATAGTGATGGTGACGGTTTTAGTGATTTCAAAGGGGTCGCATCAAAATTAGATTATATTCAAAGTTTAGGCGTTAAAGGTATTTGGTTAACACCTTTCTTGAAGTCACCAAAAGTAGATAATGGGTATGATGTGAGTAGTTATTACGAAGTTGATTCAACATATGGAACTTTAGAAGATTTTAATTTTTTTTTAGAAGAAGCACATGGTCGTGGAATAAAAGTTATTATGGATTTGGTAGTAAATCATACTTCTACAGAATCAAAATGGTTTCAAGAAGCAAAAAAATCCAAAAACAACCCTTATAGAAATTATTATATTTGGAAAGACACACCCAATAATTGGGAATCATTTTTTGGTGGAACAGCATGGGAATTTGACAGGGTATCAAATCAATATTATTATCATCAATTTGACCCAAAAATGGCAGACCTTAATTGGGGAAACCCAAAGGTTGTTCAAGAAATACAAGATGTGCTTCGTTTTTGGTTAGATACGGGAGTTGACGGTTTTAGGTTGGATGTTATTAATTTTTTAACTACTGAAGGAATTACTCTAGACAATCCAATAAATGAAGAGGGAGAGCAGGAACATTTAAATGACATCAATCAAAAAGGTGTTAAAAAGGCCATGAAAGCTATTCGAGCCACCGTTAATGAATACGATAATCGTTTTATAGTTGGTGAAATAGGAAGCGATAAAATTGAGACCTTAAAGCTATATCAAGCGCCAGAGTTATTGGATGTGGTTTTTAATTTTAATTTTGGAAGTATTTCTGAGTTTTCTGCGCAACGTATTTTTGATGAGTTGCAAAGTATGGAAAAAAACATGAGCAACTATCCAACATTGTTTTTTGGAAGTCATGACATGTCTCGCCTTGTAAGTCGTTTAGCAAAAAACAACCCAGGTAGGGCTGAAGCCCTAGCCGCTTTAATGCTAACAGCAAAAGGTGTTCCTTTTATATATTATGGTGAAGAAATTGGCATGGAGAATATTGAAGCTAATTTAATAGATGAAATGAGGGATATTCAAGGCCGAACACATTATAGTTTGGCTTTAAATAATGGAAAGTCTAAAGAAGAAGCCCTTATAATAGGAAATAAACATAATAGAGATAAATCTAGAAGTCCAATGCAATGGGATACTAGTGAATATGCTGGGTTTTCTAATAAAGAACCTTGGATAAAAGTGAATCAAAATTATAAATATTTGAATGTTGAAGAATTTGAAAAAGACAAAAACGCATTACTTAATAAATATAAAAAACTCATATTATTAAGAAACTCAGAACCAATTCTTCAATATGGTATATATAAAGAATTGTCCTTTTCAAAAGATTTAATTTCATTTTCAAGAACATTTCATGACGAATTTATTAAATGTTATTTTAATTTTAGTAATTCATTACATGAAATTATTTTAAAAGAAAATGAAAAAATTCTAACGGGTCAATTGAAATTAAATCCTAATAATTATACAATTATTAAAGGGGTTAATTAA
- a CDS encoding MFS transporter, which yields MIDLAKVGLKDFTRSAKILIITNTIYAFVLPVIDIFVASYIMRNSNDPSKVILYQLAIYIGIPITFFINGYLLNNINIKRLFSLGMILSGVSMVFMMSLDEINYIGIAVAGLIMGMSFGLYWANRDYLVLATTKDKTRNFYYGLETFLYTIIASIVPVMIGWFLMSGNEGEGKVGNDGVNSAYRVITMIVFGITVLASIVFHFGKYEKPKSEKFLYFKFHKLWKKMLQLAVLKGLAQGFIVTAPAMLMMKFFNSEGALGSAISIGAVIAAIIMLILGKYSKPKHRLVIFSVGLICFFLASFFNGLLFNTTGVIIFMFLLLIARPVLDIAYFPIQLRVIDLLSSIENRNEFSYILNHEFGLFIGRFLGAGTFLVIAFYINTDIALRYALLIIGVLQLLSIIIAKQLLKQQETLENETLTTKNVIKYENA from the coding sequence ATGATAGATTTAGCAAAAGTAGGATTGAAAGATTTTACAAGAAGTGCAAAAATATTAATTATTACAAATACCATTTATGCCTTTGTATTACCCGTAATCGATATTTTTGTAGCATCATATATCATGAGGAATTCTAATGATCCATCCAAAGTTATCTTATATCAATTAGCCATTTATATAGGTATTCCAATTACTTTTTTTATAAATGGATATTTATTAAATAATATTAATATCAAAAGATTGTTCTCATTAGGAATGATATTAAGTGGCGTTTCCATGGTGTTTATGATGTCTTTAGATGAAATTAATTATATAGGGATAGCCGTAGCCGGTTTAATTATGGGGATGTCTTTTGGATTATATTGGGCAAATAGAGATTATTTGGTACTTGCAACTACGAAAGATAAGACACGAAATTTTTACTATGGTTTAGAAACATTTCTTTATACAATTATTGCTTCTATTGTTCCAGTAATGATTGGCTGGTTTTTAATGAGCGGTAATGAAGGTGAAGGTAAAGTTGGCAATGATGGTGTTAATTCAGCATATAGAGTAATCACAATGATTGTTTTTGGAATCACCGTTTTAGCTTCTATTGTATTTCATTTTGGGAAGTATGAAAAACCAAAGAGTGAAAAGTTTTTATATTTTAAATTTCATAAACTCTGGAAAAAAATGCTACAATTGGCTGTTTTAAAAGGATTGGCACAAGGTTTTATTGTTACGGCGCCTGCCATGTTAATGATGAAATTCTTTAATTCCGAAGGCGCATTGGGTTCAGCTATATCAATAGGTGCTGTAATAGCAGCTATAATTATGCTTATTCTAGGGAAATATTCTAAACCTAAACACCGATTAGTTATTTTTTCTGTTGGTTTAATTTGTTTTTTCTTAGCATCATTTTTTAATGGTTTGCTCTTTAATACAACTGGAGTTATCATATTCATGTTTTTATTATTGATAGCAAGACCAGTTCTTGATATTGCTTATTTTCCTATTCAATTAAGAGTAATCGATTTACTGTCATCAATAGAAAATAGAAATGAGTTTTCTTATATCCTAAATCATGAATTTGGTTTATTTATTGGTCGTTTTTTAGGAGCTGGAACCTTTTTAGTGATTGCTTTCTATATAAATACAGACATCGCCTTAAGATATGCTTTATTGATTATAGGAGTACTTCAATTACTTTCAATAATTATAGCTAAACAACTTTTAAAACAACAAGAAACATTGGAAAATGAAACATTAACTACTAAAAATGTAATCAAATATGAAAATGCATAA
- a CDS encoding glycoside hydrolase family 130 protein, producing the protein MKDISQRSNQNPLLSPKDLNPSNKNMIIECLLNPGVFEFKDKIGLLVRVAERTVQKEGLLSVPIYNSVGKVEILDFNLKDSKLDASDARVITYDGTDHLTTISHLRLLFSDDGVTFKEDMAYPSLFGEGDYESYGIEDCRVSKIDNIYHLTYTMVSANGVGVGLRTTKDWKTFEKKGMIFSPHNKDCAIFEEKINDKYFALHRPSSPELGGNYIWLAESPDAVHWGNHKCIAKTRQGKFDSKRLGAGAAPIKTEKGWLEIYHGATEANRYCLGALLLDLKDPSKVIARSEEPIMEPLALYEQTGFFGNVVFTNGHIVEGDTIKMYYGASDEHVCSANFSINKILKTLGQS; encoded by the coding sequence ATGAAAGACATATCACAAAGAAGCAATCAAAACCCACTTTTATCTCCAAAAGATTTAAATCCTAGTAATAAAAACATGATTATTGAATGCCTGCTTAATCCAGGCGTGTTTGAATTTAAAGATAAAATTGGACTTTTAGTGCGTGTGGCAGAACGTACGGTTCAAAAAGAAGGATTGTTATCTGTGCCCATATATAATTCTGTTGGCAAAGTTGAAATATTAGATTTTAACCTTAAAGACTCAAAATTGGATGCGTCTGATGCCAGAGTAATCACCTACGATGGAACCGATCATTTAACAACGATATCGCATTTGAGATTACTTTTTAGTGATGATGGTGTAACCTTTAAAGAAGACATGGCGTACCCTTCTCTTTTTGGAGAAGGTGACTATGAATCTTATGGCATAGAAGACTGTAGAGTTTCAAAAATAGACAATATCTATCATCTAACGTATACTATGGTATCAGCCAATGGGGTAGGAGTGGGATTAAGAACTACAAAAGACTGGAAAACATTTGAAAAGAAAGGAATGATTTTCAGCCCTCACAATAAAGACTGTGCCATTTTTGAAGAGAAAATAAATGACAAATATTTCGCTCTTCATAGACCAAGCAGTCCAGAATTAGGTGGGAATTATATATGGCTAGCTGAATCACCTGATGCTGTTCATTGGGGAAATCATAAGTGTATTGCAAAAACACGACAAGGGAAGTTTGACAGTAAACGTTTAGGTGCTGGAGCAGCCCCAATCAAAACCGAAAAAGGCTGGCTAGAAATTTATCACGGTGCTACAGAAGCTAATCGATATTGTTTAGGAGCATTGTTGTTGGATTTAAAAGACCCATCAAAAGTTATTGCACGTTCAGAGGAACCCATTATGGAACCCCTTGCACTCTATGAACAAACTGGTTTTTTTGGAAATGTAGTGTTTACAAATGGTCATATCGTTGAGGGAGATACCATTAAAATGTATTATGGCGCATCAGATGAACATGTTTGTTCTGCAAATTTTTCAATTAACAAAATATTAAAAACACTAGGACAATCATGA
- a CDS encoding RagB/SusD family nutrient uptake outer membrane protein: protein MKNIYNSLIAICIITSFVSCNDELTQEPIGLLTLDQIDTTPTITTLESSVSSSYQLLASTLNLIGEWGWDDGTVLRNDFILQDIASNDMIKKWNPDGDQAWMDEFSAFSFTADNGGFNGLWLYDYEGINRINLAISYLTNAEITQEVGIADARKNQLLGEAYFLRAFYYFDLVNNFGDVPLLTTPLKSFEEAFDVAVRVPSTEIWKQINSDLSEAKLLLPNLKYPSPSEPWRVSKGAVIALQAKVALYNEDWATVISLVNELDTLGFYSLNANYFDSFDVNKEFSENEVIFAYDHVSDQNPRKGNGLCALIGWGFIAPSADFINAFEPNDPRLLYTVDVTNQNVSKLLGNTVGDFKGNDDAPSNKIYIRYADVLLWKAEALNETEDYSGAIAIINQVRTRARTTATADGSVIPLGTLTDRPSSTDPAQIKGWLMSERRVELGFESQRFNDLKRWGTAKSVLTGLGKNFQDKNYLYPIPQGDVDKSGGTITQNLGY, encoded by the coding sequence ATGAAAAATATATATAATAGTTTAATCGCAATATGTATCATTACATCCTTTGTAAGCTGTAATGATGAACTAACACAAGAGCCCATAGGACTTCTTACTTTGGATCAAATCGATACAACACCAACAATAACAACGCTGGAGTCGTCTGTAAGCTCTTCGTATCAACTTCTTGCAAGCACCTTAAATCTTATAGGTGAATGGGGTTGGGATGATGGAACAGTACTAAGAAATGATTTTATTTTGCAAGATATAGCATCCAATGACATGATTAAAAAATGGAATCCAGATGGTGATCAAGCGTGGATGGATGAGTTTAGTGCTTTTAGTTTTACTGCAGACAATGGTGGGTTTAATGGATTATGGCTTTATGATTATGAGGGCATTAATAGAATAAACCTTGCGATAAGTTATTTAACGAATGCAGAAATAACCCAAGAAGTTGGTATTGCAGATGCCCGTAAAAATCAATTATTAGGTGAAGCTTATTTTTTAAGAGCTTTTTATTATTTTGATTTAGTAAATAATTTTGGTGATGTACCACTTTTAACAACTCCATTAAAATCGTTTGAAGAAGCTTTTGATGTAGCTGTACGAGTACCTTCAACAGAAATTTGGAAACAAATAAACTCTGATTTATCAGAGGCAAAATTACTATTACCAAATTTAAAATACCCATCTCCATCTGAACCGTGGAGAGTTTCAAAAGGTGCTGTTATTGCATTGCAAGCTAAAGTGGCCTTATATAATGAAGATTGGGCAACAGTAATTAGTCTTGTTAATGAATTAGATACCCTTGGTTTTTATAGCTTAAATGCTAATTATTTCGATAGTTTTGATGTAAATAAAGAGTTTTCTGAAAACGAGGTCATTTTTGCTTACGACCATGTGTCAGATCAAAACCCAAGAAAGGGTAATGGGTTGTGTGCTTTAATAGGCTGGGGCTTTATAGCACCAAGTGCGGACTTTATAAATGCTTTTGAACCCAACGATCCAAGATTGTTATATACCGTAGATGTAACCAATCAAAATGTTTCAAAATTATTGGGTAATACAGTTGGTGACTTCAAAGGAAATGATGATGCTCCTAGTAACAAAATTTATATTCGTTATGCTGATGTTCTCCTTTGGAAAGCTGAAGCATTAAATGAAACTGAAGATTATTCCGGAGCTATTGCCATTATAAATCAAGTAAGAACAAGAGCGAGAACTACTGCAACTGCAGACGGCTCCGTGATTCCGTTAGGAACTTTAACAGACAGACCAAGTTCAACTGATCCAGCTCAAATTAAAGGTTGGTTGATGTCTGAAAGAAGAGTTGAATTAGGGTTTGAGTCTCAAAGATTTAATGATTTAAAAAGATGGGGAACTGCAAAATCTGTTTTAACAGGTCTAGGAAAGAATTTTCAAGATAAAAATTATTTATATCCAATTCCTCAAGGAGACGTTGATAAATCTGGAGGTACAATCACACAAAATCTGGGTTATTAA
- a CDS encoding TonB-dependent receptor has product MKKNIIYNLFLVGTLLFGGTLFAQTIKGTVSDINGPLPGVNVIIKGTSRGTATDFDGNYTIKSVDSDVILVFSMIGYINKEVSINGQSQINVVLTEDLKTLDEIVLVGYSSRKKSTLTGAVSVVDMGDLEKTRVVNVTQALQGQIAGVQVTSSTGAPGDAIEVRIRGLGTIGDNNPLYVIDGIPTRDIGFLNQADIKSMTVLKDASAAAIYGSRASGGVVLITTKSGKEGKISFDMSYYTGLHFASNLSDMLNAEQYMNTVEKAWNNSDRTGINPYTADKGRADFSDTDWLDELFETGKSQNLQFTASGGSDKVQFLMSLGYYGQDGIVIFDNDKYKRLSYRTNLNVNLTDRFKIGTNLQLTYATQDAISSKGDEPGIIRHALLRAPVIGVYKDVNDPTYSQRDPFTDLPFYLHNDRDSGGWESDKYEWSSNPIALAYFTDDVRKDFRTFGNIYTEYSFLKDKELTFRTNVGVDLSFIHNKTFGENFGDDDGGGNATDQGLGRQNRPNNLSEERGEVRTITFNNTLNYAKTFNEKHDISALLGMEYIDNYSSSIGASRARFDNTDSTFRYIDYGATETDLWNGGSASEWALFSYFGSASYMFDSKYMVTANMRADASSRFSENNRWGYFPSISAGWKISDEDFLKDVKWLSNFKLRAGWGKLGNQEIDNYAFLTLISQIDGKVVVNRYGNEDLKWESSESTNIGFDAGFLNNKLTFSAEYYVKNTSDILLPIGLPSIVGDVAPTIVNAGEVSNKGFEFSLNYRESSNEFKYSLNANIGTVVNSVEKLHPNVPNLVGQVTRTQVGQPLNAYYGYKMVGIYQNQAEINTHLSGTLNPSVKPGDIKFEDINDDGIINSDDRKFLGSSIPDLTYGISFSSSYKNFDFSFLFQGVEGVDRYNDSKKILDYDTRPFNYTTNILGAWDGEGTSNTIPRVAFEDNGSSKVSSIFVEDASYLRLKNVELGYTLNGVKGVQDIRLYVSGQNLFTATKYTGMDPESTDLIDKGTYPSSSSILFGLNVKF; this is encoded by the coding sequence ATGAAGAAAAATATTATTTATAATCTATTCTTAGTGGGTACATTATTATTTGGGGGCACATTGTTTGCCCAAACCATTAAAGGTACAGTTTCCGATATTAATGGTCCATTACCAGGAGTAAACGTCATAATAAAAGGAACTTCTCGAGGCACAGCAACCGATTTTGATGGTAATTATACCATTAAGAGTGTGGATTCTGATGTTATTTTAGTTTTTAGTATGATAGGCTATATTAATAAGGAGGTATCTATTAATGGACAAAGTCAAATTAATGTTGTATTGACAGAAGACTTAAAAACATTGGATGAAATAGTACTTGTTGGTTATTCATCAAGGAAAAAATCCACATTAACAGGTGCTGTTTCAGTTGTGGATATGGGCGATCTTGAAAAAACTAGGGTGGTCAATGTAACTCAAGCTTTGCAAGGACAAATTGCAGGCGTACAGGTAACCTCTAGTACGGGGGCTCCTGGTGATGCTATTGAAGTTCGCATCCGTGGATTAGGGACTATTGGTGACAACAATCCATTATATGTAATAGACGGTATCCCCACAAGAGATATTGGTTTTTTAAATCAAGCTGATATAAAATCAATGACTGTTTTAAAAGATGCTTCTGCAGCTGCTATATACGGTTCAAGAGCTTCCGGTGGTGTCGTGTTAATTACTACAAAAAGTGGAAAAGAAGGAAAAATAAGTTTTGATATGAGCTATTATACCGGGCTTCATTTTGCATCTAACCTTTCAGACATGCTGAATGCCGAGCAGTATATGAATACGGTTGAAAAAGCTTGGAATAATTCTGATAGAACAGGAATTAATCCATACACAGCAGACAAAGGTAGAGCTGATTTTTCTGATACTGATTGGTTGGATGAATTATTTGAAACAGGAAAATCTCAAAACTTACAATTTACTGCAAGCGGAGGAAGTGATAAAGTTCAATTTTTAATGTCGTTGGGTTATTATGGCCAAGATGGTATTGTAATATTTGATAATGATAAGTATAAAAGATTAAGTTATAGAACCAATCTGAATGTTAATTTAACGGATCGTTTTAAAATTGGAACCAATCTTCAGTTAACATATGCCACACAAGATGCAATATCTTCAAAAGGAGATGAACCTGGGATAATAAGACATGCCTTATTAAGAGCACCTGTTATTGGGGTGTATAAAGATGTTAACGATCCTACTTATTCTCAAAGAGATCCTTTTACAGATTTACCTTTTTACCTTCATAATGATAGAGATAGTGGTGGATGGGAAAGTGATAAGTATGAATGGTCATCAAATCCTATTGCATTGGCTTATTTTACTGATGATGTAAGAAAGGATTTTAGAACATTTGGGAATATATATACTGAGTATTCTTTTTTAAAAGATAAAGAATTAACGTTTAGAACCAATGTTGGAGTCGATTTATCATTTATTCATAATAAAACATTTGGAGAAAATTTTGGTGATGATGATGGAGGTGGAAATGCTACCGACCAAGGTTTAGGAAGACAAAATCGACCAAATAATTTAAGTGAAGAGCGAGGTGAAGTACGTACCATTACATTTAATAATACGCTAAACTATGCTAAAACTTTTAATGAGAAGCATGATATCAGCGCATTATTAGGAATGGAATATATTGATAATTATAGCTCCTCCATTGGAGCAAGTAGAGCGCGATTTGATAATACAGATAGTACTTTTAGATATATTGATTATGGTGCTACAGAAACCGATTTATGGAATGGCGGTAGTGCTTCAGAATGGGCCTTGTTCTCTTACTTTGGATCAGCGTCTTATATGTTTGATAGTAAATATATGGTTACAGCCAATATGAGAGCCGATGCATCTTCAAGATTTTCAGAAAATAATAGATGGGGTTATTTCCCTTCAATTTCTGCTGGATGGAAAATTTCTGATGAAGATTTTTTAAAAGATGTTAAATGGTTATCAAATTTTAAGCTAAGAGCGGGTTGGGGTAAATTAGGAAACCAAGAGATAGACAATTATGCTTTTTTAACTTTAATTAGTCAAATAGATGGGAAAGTGGTTGTTAATCGCTATGGAAATGAAGATTTAAAATGGGAAAGTTCAGAATCTACAAACATAGGTTTTGATGCCGGTTTCTTAAACAATAAATTAACTTTTTCTGCAGAATACTATGTGAAAAACACATCAGATATTTTATTACCAATAGGTTTGCCTAGTATTGTGGGAGATGTTGCGCCAACCATTGTAAATGCTGGAGAAGTAAGCAACAAAGGATTTGAGTTTTCATTAAACTACAGAGAGTCCAGTAATGAATTCAAATATAGCTTAAATGCAAACATAGGAACGGTGGTAAATAGTGTTGAAAAATTACATCCTAATGTGCCAAATCTTGTTGGACAAGTTACAAGAACACAAGTTGGACAGCCTCTAAATGCTTATTACGGTTATAAAATGGTTGGGATTTATCAAAATCAGGCAGAAATAAACACTCATTTAAGCGGAACTTTAAATCCTAGTGTTAAACCAGGGGATATTAAATTTGAGGATATTAATGATGATGGAATTATCAATTCTGATGATAGGAAATTCCTTGGAAGCTCAATACCAGATTTAACGTATGGTATTTCGTTTTCATCATCGTATAAAAACTTTGATTTTTCATTCCTTTTTCAAGGTGTTGAAGGTGTTGACAGATATAATGACTCTAAGAAAATATTGGATTATGATACACGTCCTTTTAATTATACTACCAATATTTTAGGTGCATGGGATGGAGAAGGGACTAGTAATACAATTCCAAGAGTTGCCTTTGAGGATAATGGAAGTAGTAAAGTGTCAAGTATTTTTGTGGAAGATGCATCTTACTTACGTCTTAAAAATGTTGAGTTGGGGTATACCTTAAATGGTGTAAAAGGAGTTCAAGATATCCGTCTGTATGTATCTGGTCAAAATTTATTTACAGCAACAAAATATACAGGAATGGATCCTGAGTCAACGGATTTAATAGACAAAGGAACGTATCCATCCTCATCATCGATTTTGTTTGGTTTAAATGTTAAATTTTAA